The following DNA comes from Sulfitobacter sp. LCG007.
CATGTCGAACGGCATGCGCCAGCGCGTCGGGATCGCCCGCGCCTTCGCCCTCAGCCCCAAGCTGCTGCTTCTCGACGAACCTTTCGGCATGCTCGACAGCCTCACCCGCTGGGAGCTGCAGGAAGTGCTGATGGAGGTCTGGTCGCGCACCCGGGTCACGGCGATCTGCGTCACCCATGACGTGGACGAGGCGATCCTGCTGGCCGACCGGGTCGTGATGATGACCAACGGGCCGCAGGCGACCATCGGGCGGATCGTCGACGTTGACCTGCCCCGCCCGCGCACCCGCAAGGCGCTTCTCGAACACCCGGATTATTATTCCTACCGCGAACAGGTGCTCGATTTCCTCGAGGAATACGAACACGGCGCCACGGGCAAGTCCCACAAGCCCGGCACCGAGACACCCCAAACGGACGACGGCAAGGCGCAGGAGGCCGCATGATGGACACCGTACTCGACACTCCCGTCCGCACCTTCATCGAGGTCACCGAGGTCTGGATCCCCGAAGGCGACAGGCTGGTGCTGGGCGCGGGCAGCTACGGCGCGCTCGACGCCTTCGCCGCGGCCTCGGGCAAGGAGAGCTTCGCGAAGGGCGAAGGCCTGCCCGGCAAGGCATGGGCCGAGGCGCGCCCGGTCGTGCTGAAAGGCTTCGAGGGGTCCTACTTCAAGCGCACCGATGCCGCGAAGGCCGCCGGGCTGACCAGCGCCGTGGCCGTGCCGGTCTTCGACGGGTCAACGCTCCGCGCCGTGCTCGTCACGCTCTGCGGCGATGACGAGAACCGGACCGGCGCCATCGAGGTCTGGTCGGAAGCCGATGGCCTGCTGACCCTCGACGACGGCTATTACGGCGCAGCGAAACATTTCGAATGGGTCTCTCAACACACCCAGTTCCCGCGCGGACAGGGCCTGCCCGGCGGGGTCTGGGCGGCCAACACCCCGGTGCTGATGCGCGATCTCGGGTCCGGCTACCGCTTCATCCGCGCCGAAAGCGCCGGCAAGGCGGGACTGACCAACGGGCTTGGCCTGCCGGTTCCGGTGCCGGGCGGCAAGACCTACGTGCTGACGCTGCTGTCGGCCCTCGGCACGCCCCTCGCCCGCCGGTTCGAGATCTGGGACGCCCGTGCGGCGAAGGTCGGCAGCGCCAATGACGCGGTACTGACCGACGGCATCTGCGCCCGCGAGGGCGCGCTCTGGGACGAAGACAACCCGCGCCGGGTCTCGGCCTGGCAGGGACCCATCGGCAAGGTGCTCGGAAGCGGCCTGCCGGTGCTCGAAAGCGGAGTCCCCGGGCTTGCCGCCGGCTATGGCTCGCTGACCGCCCTGCCGATCTATTCAAGGGGCGAACTCGCCCATGTCGTCGCCTGGTACTGCTGAGGAGATCATCATGAAAAAACTCATCGTCATCGGCGCCGGCATGGCCACGGGCCGCGCCCTGGAGCACCTCTTCGAGATCGCCCCCGACGA
Coding sequences within:
- a CDS encoding GAF domain-containing protein, with translation MDTVLDTPVRTFIEVTEVWIPEGDRLVLGAGSYGALDAFAAASGKESFAKGEGLPGKAWAEARPVVLKGFEGSYFKRTDAAKAAGLTSAVAVPVFDGSTLRAVLVTLCGDDENRTGAIEVWSEADGLLTLDDGYYGAAKHFEWVSQHTQFPRGQGLPGGVWAANTPVLMRDLGSGYRFIRAESAGKAGLTNGLGLPVPVPGGKTYVLTLLSALGTPLARRFEIWDARAAKVGSANDAVLTDGICAREGALWDEDNPRRVSAWQGPIGKVLGSGLPVLESGVPGLAAGYGSLTALPIYSRGELAHVVAWYC